In Bacillus sp. S3, the sequence TTTCCTTATCTAGTTGTCTATAAATAATATCATTTAAATGATTGTGCTCCTTCTCATTATATGTACTTCCGAGCATATAATCATAGGCTTCCGGTCGAATGGTCACATAATCTGCAATTTTTGTTTGAAAAGCACCTGCAATGACATAACCGAAATTATATTTTAATCCGAAATACAGGGCTGCACTGCCTCCTTTTGAAGAGCCGGCTAGAATAACATTTTCATATTTAATATTATATTTTCTCATCATATTGGTGATCAGAGACATAACAGATGTTTCTACTTCAAAACTCATATTTTCGCCAATATAATAACAGCCTGTAGGACCGTAGTCATCTAATATAAATAACTTATGGCAATCAAATGTTTTAAGTGTCCTCATGTAGTTGTATGCATGTTTAACTTTGGAAGTGTTTTCTGCAAATCCCGAAAAAACGATAAGTAGATACTCTTTATTCACTTGCCCTTCTTCAAAGATATATTTAATAGGAAGGTTTGTGTTATATATTTTTTCGTTTAACAACATTACTATTCACCTATTTCAGTCTAATTATTTTTTTGATAACTATTAGTAGTAAAGTTCTAAATCCATTCATTGATCATTTGATCCTGACGTATCGTACAGATAAACTGTTATAATGGTTAAATGCAGGGCTTTTCATGAAAGGAGCAACAATGTTTAAACAGAAGATTCATAGAATCATTTTTCTTGCTGTCACAGTTATTTTATTCATTCTTATACCCATTGCTATTCATTATTCCGATCAAACCGATCGCCTTGATAACAAACCATTTTTAATAACGGAGCACGACAACATCCATGAAAAAGTTGACCCGAAAGACTTTGGTGCTGTTGGAGATGGCATAACAGACGATACGAAAGCTCTCCAGGCATGGCTGGATGCACCGGGGAAAAATAAAGTTTTAAAAAATGGTGTTTTTAAAATCACATCAGGATTACGCTCATCTGAAGCTGGCAGAACCATTAAAACCGATGGTGCTGTCATTATAGCTGACACAGCAAATATGATTATGCTTACTGTTACAGGTGAACAAAGTATTGTATCGGTTGATTTAAATGGAAACAACAAAGCTGCAGGTGGAATTTTAATCCTGGGTGATGGATGCCAAGTTCAAAATAGTAAAATCGACAATATCTATGGTTCCAATCAAACTGCATTCGGCATTAAGGCTCAAACTTCAAATGGTGTGCTTATTGAACAGAGCACAATCAAAAACATACGAGGGACAAAAAACGGTAAATTCGGTGATAATATTGGTGCTTCTCGTGCCATTTTAGTCACATCAAAAGAAGCTGCTTCTAAACCGAATATTATAAGAAATAATTCAATTGACGGTGTGACAGGTGAAGAAGGCGATGCTATCCAATTTCTCTTTAATAATGGACAAGTTACGTTTCTAAATGCGCAAGGAATGATAGAAAATAACATGATTAAGAATTGTAATAGGCGAGCCATAAAAGTCCAAGCATCCAATGTAAAGATCCTAAATAATACACATATCAATACCTTGAGTAAAGATGATTTACCGCATGCCGCTAACCTAATTGATATTATTCATTCCAATTTTATTATTGTTCAGGGCAACAAACTGGATGCAACATTCTTCTTAGGTATTAGTCTAAGTGGAGATTCAACTAGAAAAGCGTCAGGGATACTGGTAAAAGGAAATATTATTCAAGGCGGGCTAGTCCTTTTGGATGGAAGAAGGGTAACAGCCAGCGGAATTTATTGGAATAATATAACAGATAGTCAGATCATTGCTAATTCTATTGCAGATGCGGTTATCCCCATCTCTGGAGCAAACGGTACCAATATTACAGTTGCTGATAATCGGTTTTGGGGCGGAGACGGATTATATCCCGCCATTAACATTTTATCCTCAAACACCAACATACATATCTCCGATAACAAACAAATGGCAGGCAGACGCTCCACTCTAATAAGAAATAATTCTCTGGAACAGTAAAGCAGTAATTTAAGATAAAACTCAAAAATAAGCTGATTAGAAACTTTTCCAATCAGCTTATTTTCCCAAAGGTACTGTTTATCTATTACCCCGCACCATGGACACGATGGATACCAAACATTAATGAAGCACTAAATATGACGGCTAGGAAAAGAAGAATGAACTGTATTGTAAAAAAAGCTTTCCTTTGCTTCTCCCTTTTATTACCTTTTCGATCTGTCCCATTAGAATGAATGGGTTCGTGATGATCTTCTTTATATTGCCGTTCTAACATTTTAGCCCTGTACTCTTTCTTTTCCGATTTAGTTAAGGCGTTAAACATTTTAATAAACTCAGTGTATTCTTGAACCACCATTTCAGCCTCAGCAAATCTTTCAAGTCTGCCAAAATGGATCCACATCACTCGATCGCAAAATTCCTTAATTTGTGAAATAGAGTGACTGATAAAGATAATGGTTTTCCCTTGACTTTTAAACTCATTCATCTTGTCTAAACACTTGTTATAAAATGTTTGGTCTCCCACAGAAAGAGCTTCATCAACAATCAATATATCGGGTTTTGTATGAATGGAAATAGCAAATCCCAAGCGTGATTTCATTCCACTTGAATAACTTTTCACAGGCTGATGAATGAAATTACCGATATCAGCAAATTCAATAATTGCGGACTTGAGCTCCTCAATTTCTTCTTTCTTTAAGCCGTGCATTAAACACTTTAGTTCGATATTTTCTATACCAGATAACTGATTATTTAATCCAGCCGAAATGGCAATTAACGAGGATTCACCGTTAATTTTAATATTTCCGGAAGTAGGAGGAATAATCTGAGCCAGTAAATTGGATAAGGTTGATTTGCCCGATCCATTTAATCCTACAATTCCTACCGCTTCCCCTTCATAAATCTCAAACGATACATCTTTCAGTGCATAAAAGCGATCCTTATTATTCTTAAAGGATATCATCTCCATTAATTTATCGGATTGTTTTTTATATAAATTAAAGCTTTTTGATACTTTTGAAAATGCGATTTTCGGCCTCATTATTTAAAGCCTCCAATTAAATATAGTCAACAAACTTATGACGGAATTTTACATGTATACTTGATCCAACAAAAAAAATGAATAAGGTGATCAGCCAAAAGTATAAAGTATACGTCCCGTCATTGAAAAACCAATTTCCACCTAATAATGAACTCCTAAAACCTTCAATAATATAGAAGAAAGGATTCAACTGTAAAAAATCAACCATTGTGTCAGGTAAACTATGAACATTCCAAACTATTGGTAATACATACATCATGATCCTCATTGCTGACTGTACCATTTGCTGAATATCTCGAACAATGGTTGTCAGCGAGGAAAGTAATAATGATAAACTCAAAAGCAATGAATAAAGACAGAGTAAATAATATGGTAATTGTAATAGATACATTCCAGGGAAGAACCCTTTTAAACTAATAATTCCTAGTGATAGTACGATCATGATTAAGAAAGCAAATGAATTTCCGATAATTTTTATAGAGGGCAGCACACTTACAGGGAATTTCATTTTAGAAACTAGGTTTATATTTGCATAGATACTATTTGAAGCCTGAGTTAAAGTAGGATTTATAAAAAGCCATGGAACGATCCCCGCAATTAGCCATAGAAGAAATGGGGTCCCTTCTACAGAAGATCCCCCTCTTATTCCAAAGCCAAAGATAAACCAATAGACGCCAATTTGAATCATAGGATTCAATATTTGCCAAAATGCACCCAGGTAGTGCGTAGTATATTTACTTTTTTCCTCAAAAAAGCTTAATCGAAAAATCAGATTCAAATGAAGAAGTTGTTCCTTCATCACTTGCCATATTACGTTCATACAAGAGTTGCTTCCTTTTTAAGAGATTCAAATAAATTACCATAATTTATGTACTCTACATCCTCCGAGACAGCCTTCACTACGTTCTTTGTATCAAAAATCCGCTTCTGATTCATGGCTGCTAACTCTGTTCCTTCGATTAGTTTAAATTCATCATGATCTGATAAAACTACGATTAAATCAGAGCCTTTTACCGCTTCTTCCATATTAGACATCACCCAGTCATGTTGAACGTGAGGATCATAGGCTCTAACTTCAAATTGATTTTGCTCTTTAAGGCATTCAAATATCTCCATCGCTGGACTTTCTCGAATATCATCGACATTCCCTTTATAGGTTAAACCAAATACGGTTACTACTTTGCCATCCATATTTTTCATTAACTTATTCACATTATTAACTACATAATCTGGCATAGTTGTATTAATAGAACGTGATAAGTTAATTAATTTAGCCGTTTCAGGTGCTTTCGCCACAATAAAGTATGGGTCAACAGCTAAGCAATGCCCGCCAACCCCGGGACCAGGCGTATGCAAGTTCACACGTGGATGTTTGTTTGCCATTTGAATAACATCTAGTGCGTTTATTTCTAACTCATTACAAACCATTGCTAATTCATTTGCCAAAGCAATATTTACATCTCTGAACGTATTTTCCATTAACTTTGACATTTCCGCTGTTTTTGCATTGGTTTTAATGATTTCTCCTTTAACAAACGTACTGTATACTAATGCACCAGCTTCAGCGCATTCTGATGTCATTCCGCCAACAATACGGTTATTGTAAATAAGTTCATGAAGAATTTGACCAGGTAATACTCGTTCTGGACAGTGCACAAGGAAAATATTCTTTCCTACTGTAAAACCAGCTGCTTCCACTAATGGCTTGATGACGTCATCCATGCTGCGCGGGGCAATGGTCGATTCAACAATAATCACATTGCCTGGTTCAACAAAAGGCAATACAGATTTGACCGCGCTAACCACATAGGTTAAATCACAGGATTTATACTGATCATCATGATTCGGTGTGGGAACTGACACTATAAATGCATCTGCTTTCTCAGGCTTTAATGAGGCTTTAAACGTACCCTTTTTGATTACTTCCTCTAATGCTTCTTGTAAACCTGGTTCTTCAATATGAATATGTCCGTTATTTAACGAATCTATAACTGCTGAATTTACGTCCACGCCTACCACTTCAACATTGTGTTTTGCAAACATAATCGATGTTGGTAAACCAATATACCCTAAACCAATTGTACAGATTCTCATTTTACGTTCCTCCTAGCAATTTAATATGATCAAGATGGAATCTATTAGACTAAAACAGCTGCATTCTTTTTATCGTTGACTATTTGTTCAAATACACCTGTAGCTTGTTCTATATTTCCTATCTCAGATTTATAAGCAAGCGGGGAGTTACTTAGAATACTATTTTTTTCACATATCCCCCAAATCTTTGTGCCACTGCCCATGTAATCACTTAATTTCGATGGTAAATATGGATTTATTGGTTTACTATCTTTCGTCTTTGCATCATTAACAACCAAGCAATCAAAAGCAGTAGTTAAATGAAGGAATTCATAGTAACTTGCATATGGGTTCACCTTCACAAATTCTTCTACCTTACTTCCCTTTAAGTCTTCTTGTAGAGACGCTGGATTGGCAGTGAAAATATGAAGATTAACATTTTTTCTAAGTTGTTCGTTGACATTTTCAAGACCCGCAAACAAGTCATCTAAGTTTCTTGTTTGATAAAAAGTACCGAAATAAGCAATATTCACCTTTTCTTTATCTAAGGCATAATTACTTTCCTTCATGTTATAAAACTCTTTAGGAAGTGTCGGCTGCGGTGAGATCACTGCCTTACTTTTAATCATTTTCTTTATTCTCTTAACAGGGAAACTATCTACCATATATTTAAGTTGATTTTCATTGGTGAATATTAACTCATCAGCAAAAAGATAAGGTAAATACTCACACCAGAAAAATAAGTTGGCATCATTCACAGCTGGGAGCTTGTATTTCTTTGCAATTAATTGATTGGTTTTCTTTATAAATGACTCATCATCAATCTTTGCTTCCCTTGTATTTCCGTGTATATCTAGCAGGAGAGGATCAGAAAACTCTGCAACCCATTTTACTTTCGGATTAAGCATTTTATATTTGTAAGCAAGAAAATGTGAGCCTGGCCACATAGCACGGCTATATATCTCTTTGTATTTTTTTGTCTTGCCAATTTTGTCCATTCCTAATTTACAGAAATCATCAATGGCTTTCCAATTTGAGAAACTTGGATAAGAAGGGATTTCTACCCTCTCTTCGATCAGGTCGTCTATTATGTAATTTAACTTGGTGTCTTTTTCTCGAACCTTATCCATTTTATTGTAGACAACGTCTACTACTTCGTTCATATTTCGAATCCGTTTTGCCATTACATTTCCGCTCGTATCAACATATGGCGGGAAACAATAAGAAATAATTAACTTATCAGCCAGCCCTCGATTGACTATTTTATAAGGCAGATAGGATATTTTTAGCTTTTTCATTTCACTAACTACTTTTTCTCGATCTTGATTATTTTCCTTTAGATATCTATTAATAAAAGATGTTTGGGCATTTATTTTTTGTTTAATAAATGTTAGCTTATTCACGTCCGTCGTTTGATCAAGCAATAGGTCCAGCTGCTTAATAACTGCTAATCTTTGGGTAATAAAGAAATCAAACGTCATTGACTGACGTGATACGGAATTATCACGTAAAACTCTATAATAAATCGCTTGCTTATCAATAGGTATGACTTTGAATTTTAGATCATTTTTTACAAATAGTTCGATAAAAAATACTACATCTTCTCCACTTTTCAATTCGGTTTTATACTGTATGTCTTTTAGGCATATTGTAGGGACCAGTTTACATGCATTAATAGTAGCTACCATATTTAAGGATAAATAGTTATTTTCTTCATTTTTTTCTGCACTGATGATTTGTTTGTTAATCGCATTATCATGGTCAGCTTTTCCTTGTTCGCTTATATTAACAATCTGTGAAACAACCGTTGTATCAGGTTGAGCATGCTTTAACATCTCTTCCAGGAAATTAGTTGAAATATAATCATCATCATCTAAAAACACAGTATATTCTCGTTCGGCATGCTGCAATCCAAGATTTCTAGCAGAGGAAGCACTTGCTATAGAAGAATAGAGTAAAGTAACATTAGTTATTTTGTGTTTTTCTGTGAAATTATTAACAATTGATTCAGTAGAATCCTTTTCCCCATTCATAATGATAATGACATCAAACAGTTCTTGTTTTAAGGTTTGTTTATAAAGTGAATCTAGGCACTTTATAATTACCTTCTCCCCTTTATACGTTGGAACAATGACGCTGATTCCTTTTTTATATTTTGGTATATGTACATTTTCCTTTGGTTTTGCGGTTAACGCTGGCGTAACAATCAGATTTATTTTTTTCCTGAGCAACTGTATTTCATTCAATCTGTTTAGAATTTCTTGCTTGTTCAAAGCATTTACCCCCTAGAAATCTTTTTAGCTGAATTACGTTTCATCTGCCAATATTTTATTGTTAAGGAACCAAGCTTTGAATTTTTTAATGCTAAATATCTTCTTTCCAAAAGGTTGAGTTTGTTCTCTAAATCCTTAATTACTTGTTCTTTTTGGTTTAATTCCTCTTTATCTTTTAAATAATGGTTGAGTTCGCTCTCTTCATGATTTAAATTATTCAGCAGGTCCGTTTTCAACAAAGTTAACTGTTTGTTTCGTTCTAAAATGACGTCATCTTTTATCTTATTTTCTTCAAGAAGTTGTTTAACTTTGGAGTTTAACTGAACCTTTAATTCCTCTTTTTCTTTTAAATAATGGTTGAGTTCCTTCTCTTCATTATTTAGAGTATTCATCAGCTCTGTTTTCAACATTGATACCTGTTTGTTTCGTTCTAAAATGACGTCATCTTTTTCGTTCATCTCTTCAAGAAGTTGTTTATGATTATGATTGAAGTTTGATTGAACCTGTAATTCCTCTTTATCTTTTAAATAATGCTTGAGTCCCTTCTCTTCATTCTGTAAAGTATTCAACAGCTCCGTTTTCAACATTGTTACCTGTTTGTTTAGTTCTAAAATGACGTCATCTTTTTCGTTCATCTCTTCACATTGAATTTTTAACTTCTTTTCAGTAACCTTATTCTTCTCGTTTTCTTGAGTTAAAAGAATTCTGCTTTGTTCAATCTCTTTTTTTAATTCCTCTTGGATTACTTTATTGATCTCCTTTGCAAGATTAAATTCCATTTTATTTTGTTCTAACTGTTCTTTTAATTCCTCAATATGTACATTTTTTTGAACAAGTTCCTCAACCTTCTTGTCGGAAAGAATCGTAAGCTGTTCTAAGTTTTCCCTTAGGTTATAAATTTCTATTTCCTTTTGTTCTATTTGTTTATTAAAATTTTCAATATAACTGCGATGTTGATTTTCTACTTTATCAATTAATGAATGAATTTGATGGTTTTGCTCTTTCACTTGCTGCAAAAGTCTTCGATTTGTTTCTCTCTCCTCTATTGTTTCACTACTATTCTTACTTTCTACCTTTTTAAGTTCACTTAGATAGTCGTTTAACACTTTAATCTGATGATCACGTTGTACAACTTGTTCTTTATACTTTTCGATAGATTGACTATGCTGCGCTTGTAGGTTTTTCACATATTCATTTTTCTGTCTTAAAGTATGTTGGAAGTTCTCAATTCTCGTTACTAAGCCTCTTTCGACCGTGTAAAAAGCCTTTTCTAGCTTTTCGATCACCTCACGACTAAATGTCCCCTTATTGGAGAACAGCTTCGTGTCTGAAGTCTTTTTACAAACTACACCAACCCAATTTCCAAGGTATTCTATTTTTTCAATAGAAAAGTATGTAGACAAATGATCATACAAATCTAAAAAATAATACGTGCGTTTATGATCAAAGTAATCATTAATTCCAAAAGGAACGGTTACTACTAATAGACCATCGTTCTCTAAGTGATCAAAAATTTTTTTTAGAAAACTATAGGGGTCCGATATATGTTCAAGTACCTCTGTTAATAAGATTGTTTCATAGGAAGATTCCAATTCTTTTTCGGTCATAAAGTTTGCCACTTTAAATGTAACCTTCTGTTGAACCGTAGCATGCTCATTTTCTAAGTCCGATTTTGCATAGTCAATCGATTCCTGCGCAATATCAATCGCATCAACATTTTTACCCTCACGGCCTAAAATAATGGGTACTACTCCTTGCGAACAGCCTATATCTAAAATATGCTCTCCTTTAACTTGGTTAACAATCCAATTAATACGGTTTCTGGTTTTTACACTAAAGTCTTCCCCCATATTCCCTTTATAGGCTTCTGAGATTCTATCTAATGGCTTTTTAGTCATTTCATTTTCCTCTCTAAGTGGTAGAAATTTTATATCAGTGTTTAGCAGCAACGTATTATATACTCGAATTAGTTGATGTCTGGAAATTACTTTTCCCTTTATAAATGACATGTCTATAAATAGTTAGGAATTCTTGCTTCTCTTCTTCCCAATTATATTTAAACCGGGCAGCAATACTGTTTTGACTAAATTGTTCCCTTAATGTTGGATTTAAAAGCAAGTTATTAACGGCAGCAGCTATTTCTTCATAGTTATGAGAATCTACTGTAATCCCAGTCTGCTCTTCCTCTACCACCTTTTTTATTTCAGGAAAATCACAAGCAATTACTGGAATTCCACTCATCATGTATTCGAATAATTTATTCGATGAAGCTGAATAGTGGTTAAAACATACATTGTTTAATACTTGAAAACCTACATAAGCATTTCTCGTGTATTTTGGCAGTTCCGCTAGCGGAACCTTTGGAAGAAATTTCACTTTGTCTTGAAGTTTCATTTCTCGAACCATATTTTGTAATTCTTTTTTGATTTTCCCATCACCTATGAGAACCAAAATTCCTTCATTAAAAAGTGGTGCGGCTTTTATCAATTTATCTAAACCTCTACCAGTTTGAATCCCCCCCTGGTAAAGTAGAATTTTTTCGTGTTTTGGAATATTTAATATCCCATGTAGATCGACTCTTTCGTCATTCATACTTGTTTGTTTAAACGGATAGTTATGAACAACCTTTGGATAAAACCCGTACAATTTTTCGTTATAGACTGCTCTCGTATGATTTTCTACCATCATATCATCAATCTTTTTGATTAAAAAACCTTCTAAATCCCCATAAACCGGACTTTGATATCCTGTACGGCTCGTTTGTACCTCATGGGAATCATATATCAATTTTTTACATTTCAAGCGCCATTTGGAGGAAATATACCCTTGTAACAGTGTATTTAAGTCATTCGAATGATAGATATCGTAGTTCTTTCTATAGCCCATTAGAATCATGCGAAGAATAAGACTTCCTCTAATCCAAACAATGTTAAGTTTTGTTTTCAATATTATTACAGCTAATAAAGTTATAATCGAAAATAACACCGGGACGTTATATATCAACAATCCCCATACACATAATAAAAAGGCTCCAAACAATTTATGTTGTAAGGAGCACCTGTATACTTTCTGGATTAATTCAAGTAAAACGGGATATCTTCTAAGTCGATATACCTTAAAGTTTTCGTTTCTTTGTTCAAATCTTGGCAGTGAAGCATCCTTTGGATCATGGATACACACTAAATCGACTTCATACCCTGCCTCCGATAATGCTGTACATTCCCGCAATACTCTAGCATCGTTTGTGAAGTGATTCCATACGAACATGCACACTTTTTTCGACATCTTTTGCATCCTCCCTTTGCCGCGATAACCTAGTATCACTCATGTATTCTACCAAACTAGCAATATTCATCTCCCAATTAAATTGAGTAAGAATAAGTTGCTGTGCTTTTCGAGTCATTTGTGTTCTTACTGGGTCGTTCTCTAACAGCTTGACAATTTGTGTAACTATTTGTTGTGGATCGCTGCCATTTATTGCTATTCCTACACCTTCATGATTAATTAAATCCTTGGCGTATCCATCCACCACACCAAGGATTGGAACACCGCATGTCATATAATCAATCATTTTTCCAGGCAGAACCGTTTTAAAGACTTCCTTGTCCTTTAAGGTTACTATTCCTAAATCGTGTTCAGCCATCACTTTAAAGCATTGTTTTTTGGTCATTGGTTTCATAAATTTTACACTTTTATACTGTTTAATCGAATCAATCAGCTGCCTCCTATGGACTCCATAACCAATAATCGTTAGCTGAATGTCATGCTCCGCTAAAAGAGGGACGAGTTGATGAATAATTTCCGTATTTTGCGCAAGCCCAAGATTACCGGCATAAATTAATTTTCGTGTCCCCTTTTTCCTTTTGATCGGAGCTAGTTCTTCTTTGATTACGCTATTGGGAATGTAAAGGATTTTGGATTCTTGAATTCCTGCTTTCCTTTGAATATACTCTTTAAACCCCATACTATTGATGACGATTTTATCGGACTTTTTATACAGGATTTTTTCTAAAGCTCCAAAGAATTTCAGAATGAGATCATGATCAAATACTCCTACCCCTTTTAACGATTCTGGCCATAAATCCCGTATATCTAAAATGAACTTTGTTTTGTATCTATATTTAGCAAAAAGGCCGACAAATCCGGTGAAAATCGGTGGTGAGGTAACAAAAATATAATCATATTTCTGTTTATCTTGAAGAATTAGCCATATAAACTTGAACGCAATTTCCAAGTAATAAAATAAGCGATTCAATAGTTGATTTGAATATTTTCTGCTGCTAATTTTAATTCTTTTAATGTGCGAATGATCGTCATTCAATGACTCCTCATCCCAAAATTCTTCATTTTGATAAATCTTCTTATTTGGGTATGAAGGTTCAGTAGTGAGCACCGATACATCAAAATCATTTTTCCCCAACAATGTATATAGGTGTTTAATGCGGTTGGCATGACTCCCTATTTCCGGGTAAAAATGCTGCGAAATAATTAGTACACGTTTCACTTCCATTACCCCTTTTTCTATTTCAATTTTGCTGTCATGCTTCACTAACTCTGATTATTAAATTCAACCAATAAAAAAATATCTAATGTAAAAATAAGAGATTCAACACTTATCTTTTCATTAGATATCCGAGCTACTAAAATGAGTGAGATAGGTGTTCCTCTGACATGCTATTCCGGTAATAACTAAAAATATTGTGCCAGCAGGTTTTGGGAAACTAGATCATCATCATTTGCAATGACCCCTCTAAGGTCTTTCATTGAAACCAGTTTATCCTTTTTTCAACAGAGATTAAATGCGACGATTGGTGGGTTTTACGTGTTGAACATGGTCTTACTTTAATCAATCTGGGACTTTGAATGGACATGACAAAAACTCCCTAAGTCCGCTTTAGGGAGTGTTTTATCGGGTTCACTCTTCTGTTTGATAGTCAGCAATATCACCAATATACGCTACCATAGCACCCATCCTTTTCTACCACACTCTTTTTCCACTACTGATCAGTGAGATTGGGTGATGATGATGACATTACGGCGGGATGCTTCCTGGTATTACTTCTTCATTTGGTTTACCTCAAGCATTTCCTAGACCGTAATGCACTCCTTGTTCACGAATAAAGTCCAGCTCCTCCATTCTTTCTATTCCTTCTTTGTTCTGCTAGCCGGTTAATCCATTTACACCATTCCTCTCACTCGCAAACTCAGGCTATTTTTCAGCTAAACTCCTTTATTTCATCCAAGTTCCAAGTTTTTGGTTTTTTATTCCACAAAATGCCCCTAAAATGGTATTATATACCTGTCTAAAACTCAAAACCTTTTACTAGGAGTGTCTTTGAATGTCATCTTTATTAATCCTCATTGAAAATTATCGCCATGAAATGTTTGAATTAGCGGAAAAGTACGGACCTACTTCGGAGCAAACGCTTGAATGCAGCCAGCAGTTAGATCAATTATTAAACTTATTGATGAAAACGGAGAAACATAAAGGACTCATTTCGTAACGGACACCCATTGGAAATTCGTTCTCTTATTTCATCATTTTTTATATAGGGTTTTCGGTCATTTCATGTTTTTACATTATCAAAAATACAATCTATCTAACTTTTACATGAGATCAGACTCCATCATTCATTATTTCCTTTGTATAACGATCCTCTTTTCGAAATAATAAATGTTGAATAAAGTGATAGTTATGAGCTGTTTTCACAAAACAAAAAGGCTGTCGAAATGGAATCCCTTCAACAGCCTTATCAATCTATTCTATATATTTAGCAGACAACTAATTGTCGCAAGTCTGCTGTTAATTCTTCCATCATTTTTTCCAGCGTGATTTCTGTCTCACTTATACCTTTATCATACGCCTTTTTCATAATCTCTGAAAAATCGGTG encodes:
- a CDS encoding glycosyltransferase — protein: MSKKVCMFVWNHFTNDARVLRECTALSEAGYEVDLVCIHDPKDASLPRFEQRNENFKVYRLRRYPVLLELIQKVYRCSLQHKLFGAFLLCVWGLLIYNVPVLFSIITLLAVIILKTKLNIVWIRGSLILRMILMGYRKNYDIYHSNDLNTLLQGYISSKWRLKCKKLIYDSHEVQTSRTGYQSPVYGDLEGFLIKKIDDMMVENHTRAVYNEKLYGFYPKVVHNYPFKQTSMNDERVDLHGILNIPKHEKILLYQGGIQTGRGLDKLIKAAPLFNEGILVLIGDGKIKKELQNMVREMKLQDKVKFLPKVPLAELPKYTRNAYVGFQVLNNVCFNHYSASSNKLFEYMMSGIPVIACDFPEIKKVVEEEQTGITVDSHNYEEIAAAVNNLLLNPTLREQFSQNSIAARFKYNWEEEKQEFLTIYRHVIYKGKSNFQTSTNSSI
- a CDS encoding Spo0E family sporulation regulatory protein-aspartic acid phosphatase, which codes for MSSLLILIENYRHEMFELAEKYGPTSEQTLECSQQLDQLLNLLMKTEKHKGLIS
- a CDS encoding glycosyltransferase family 4 protein; its protein translation is MKRVLIISQHFYPEIGSHANRIKHLYTLLGKNDFDVSVLTTEPSYPNKKIYQNEEFWDEESLNDDHSHIKRIKISSRKYSNQLLNRLFYYLEIAFKFIWLILQDKQKYDYIFVTSPPIFTGFVGLFAKYRYKTKFILDIRDLWPESLKGVGVFDHDLILKFFGALEKILYKKSDKIVINSMGFKEYIQRKAGIQESKILYIPNSVIKEELAPIKRKKGTRKLIYAGNLGLAQNTEIIHQLVPLLAEHDIQLTIIGYGVHRRQLIDSIKQYKSVKFMKPMTKKQCFKVMAEHDLGIVTLKDKEVFKTVLPGKMIDYMTCGVPILGVVDGYAKDLINHEGVGIAINGSDPQQIVTQIVKLLENDPVRTQMTRKAQQLILTQFNWEMNIASLVEYMSDTRLSRQREDAKDVEKSVHVRMESLHKRC